ACTCCCGTGTTGGCTCTCCTGCGTTTGTCACCCACTATTTTGAGCATCTGATCTACTGTGTAATTAGGTTCACATCTCGTGCTATGGTTTAGTAATTAAGGGTGGTAGCGGAATTAGTTTTGCTTGCTTTCGTGTTTGGGTGGTTTTTATTGGGAGACCTAGTGTTGctttgcttttatttatttatttatttgctatGGATCACGAAAGCTAGTTGGTCTGTGGTTTCACTAGGAAGCAACTGTGGGTTTGAGCTGCCTTGGTATGCTTGTTTCGGTTTGGTCTGTTTTGATTGTGCATGTTTAGTTTGTAGTTGTCTGTAGCTAGGGTAGGATCGGTCGATTGTCTAGATATCAGTTTGGTGCTCCTGGAGtacatatagtaaaccacagtTTGAGCTCTTCAGAGTTAGTCCTAAGCATTGCTTGGTGCATGTCTCATTGTTGGCATGTTTGCCATATATGTTTAATTTCGATATCAGTTttttcttaattagtattgcTCAGGTGGTCTCCGGTTAGTAAATCTTGTGGGGGTGGGTGGATGCTTGTTTAGTAGCAATTGAGGTTGGGTTTTCTTGCTTGTTTAGTGGTGTGCATcctgctttaattttttttgtttgttctaTCCTTGTCTGGTAGGATAATACTCGAGGTCTTACTTTTAATTAACTCTCTATGAACCTTAAGCCCGAGCTTGGTGTTTAGTGCATATTTTCATCGACAATTTCTTTGTGTCCGCaacttattttttcaataagaaACAACCACCACCACTACCACAACAAAATCATagtaatattttgtaatattattaatttgagtATTGGGTTTCTAtcacatttttacaattttcCACAACCATTCACATGAAGCTGTTCTGAGACAAATGTTGCGCAAAGGCTCTTCACATGGATGATAATAATTTGGATGGAGAAAGACGACAAAGTTGTCTTAAATTAATTGTCTTAAATCATGTTCCTAAGAACATATACTTTTAGGATTGTGAAGTCATTTTTCAGGTCGTCATGATTTCGCTTTAGCAAAAGGTAGCTGCAGGGTCCTTTGCTAAAATTCTTGTTGCCCatgagaattaaaatatataaaactaattaaagaaagcacaaattaattaatcattaattatatatatacatacacacacatctATAATCTATATTCCTTGAGAGTAAGCATGCTCCTCTTGCGCAGTTGTAGTTCCCTGTCGCGAAAGACGAGCACAACCCAGCAAATCAAACTAACTGTGTGTTGGCCTTTCTACCGGCAGCTGCtttcaaaatatatacaaataatattaccatttcaaaaatttaattagaaggCCTCGATCATATATATTCAAGGAAAtgaatctttatatatataccagTAACCGCAGCACTGGATGATGATTATCGGAAAGAAATTTgcaggatatatatatatatatatatatgtatgaatcttTACGTGTATACACAACGTACATGGAGCAAGTTTTCTTGCAGTATAGTTTAAGCACATATAAATAGTTAGTAATTATATATGATCAAACAAACAATTCATAGAAGGAAGGATCCAATATTAATACATGATGATTATGACTCTATCTCCTTAGAATAAATCTAACAGAGATGTGTTTGAATTACGTACGAAAATACGAAAATACCATTCTCATCTTATTGTGATGTAATAACATTTTGTGAGGGAGAAAGACTAAAATTTAAAGTGGCGAGAAACCCTCATATGTAATATTAGATATAATGATTCTAAAGAagaggagagaagaaaaaatatataactctaaatatgtttttagaaattaaagaaGTGGACTCGCTCTAATATAAAATGCAACAGGTTTGTTAGTCATTTACATTACTCTCGTTAAGGGGTTTAGAGCTATTCTAAATGCCCTCAATTGACTAtgagtaatattatttatctagtTTAGATGATATCTTTTCATTGAACAATGAAAAAATACACAATAAACATGAACATTTGCACATTTTCATTGCCCAATGAAAATATACTACCTAATCtagataaataacattattcattGACTATGCTATAAGATTCTTGAcctattaattaatgatttaacCGAATGATTTTTCCATATCATCATGCCAATATCAATTGTAaatatttgtatgtatatatgaattGCAACCTTAAACAGGATAGCCCCTTTAATATCCAGATTAAATAGTgatatgataaaattaaggaTGGGACACAAAATAATCTTATCTTATGCTTGATATCTTAAGTTTATTGGGGGTATAAATTAGAGTTAATCCTATTCGATGTTTGAGACAATGAATGGTAAATAAGGTATAATTTGGAGGAAAAGGTAAAAGGACTATTTTGGCCCAATCCTTTTTTCTTGTACATCTCTATTATTTGCCCATTATATTTTGTGGTTGGGtttgtttttgtcattttatcTTTTGTTGGATGTTATGATTTGCAGTTCCCAAAATCTATTTTTGTTGTTGAAGTAGTTGGGTAAGCTGCCgcctcttaattttttttgattaaaaaaaaatcttaagatttgtaaaaaaattaagaggCAGACAGTCGACAGAGACGTGTGGATGGATATTGCCCCTTGTGTTACCTTTCCCCTCCAACAATTATATACAAATGTTTAAAATGTAaatgcaataataaaatattcaacCTGTATATAgccctttcttttctttgagcaTGGCAGCgttttccatctctctctctctctctctctctctctctctacatcttcaactcttcttccttttctctgtACTCCATCCAGTTTCTTTAACTTCTATTTGGCCTAGGTTCCGAATTCCTGTTGGTCTCTCACTTCTTTAATAATCCCACCAAATAATCGCTCCCTTTTACGTTGTTTTTATTTGATCTCCATAGTTATCATACTTTATccattttaatttatactttctttgtttttctgtTTCATCTTTTGTTGTTCTTGTGGATGGCTGGATTAGACATAGGTTCTGCTTCTCGCTTCGTTCAGCAGCTCCAGAGGCCCGACCTCCATCTCCAACACCAGCCAGATTCTGACGATGACAACAACAACCACAACCTGTTCTCCGGCAACGACGACCAAGGCCTCGAGCTGGCAACCTCCAACCCCGGCCGCCGTCCGAGGGGCCGGCCACCGGGGTCCAAGAATAAGCCCAAGCCGCCGGTGATCATCACCCGGGAAAGTGCCAATACGCTTCGAGCTCACATATTGGAGGTTAGTAGCGGCTGCGATGTGTTTGAATCGGTGGCGATGTACGCTCGGAAGCGGCAGCGAGGGATTTGTGTTTTGAGTGGAAACGGGACGGTCACCAACGTCACGCTGCGGCAGCCCGCCGCGGCCGGGGCGATTGTGACGCTGCACGGGCGGTTCGAGATTCTGTCCCTGTCGGGGTCATTCCTGCCGCCTCCGGCGCCGCCTGGAGCCACCAGCCTGACAATATACTTGGCCGGCGGACAAGGCCAGGTCGTTGGAGGGAATGTTGTTGGTGCTTTGATTGCGTCGGGACCGGTTATAGTCATTGCAGCTTCGTTTACTAACGTGGCCTATGAAAGGCTGCCTTTGGATGAAGATGAGCAGCTTCAGATTCAGCAGCCGGTTTCCGATGGCGGTGACGGTGACGGTGGCGGCGGAGGCGTCAGCAACCCATTTCCGGACCCATCTTCGGGGCTTCCGTTTTTCAATCTGCCACTGAATATGCCGAACTCTCAGTTACCTTTTTAGGGCACAAAGGTGAGATTGTTCTTagatcatctctctctctctctctctctctctctcttgtacAATCAGTTTCTTTATCAAttcttctcttgatcttgggTTTCGTTTCTTTTCTTGATTTGTGAAAACCTTCTTGTTGTTCCTCTTTGTCGAACTAACGATTTTTGTTAACTAATAATGGTTtgaggttatatatatatatatagtcgcCACAGTTTCAGAAACTTGGTCCGATGTTGGAGTGGCTTACACAGTTACACTGAATAAATGTATGTTCCCAGATGCAAATATTGAATTTCATATCTGTGAAGAGGCTAGCTAGCTGTAGATTGTTCCTTTTATCTTCTAAAAATCGTATCTATACTTTAGATTTTGCTAGCTCGCATAATTTAAGGATGTCTCTTCCCCAAAAGATAGATCTTTTCTGATACATATCTTCTCAGGAAAGAAACGCATATCAGCGTCTTTGCTAACTAAAATTAACGGCTGCAttacatctctctctccccgaTCTCCATGTGGGtgatgttttcttttcttctttatctctctctctctctcacacacacacacacatagctgaccttttcttttctttaattctctctctctctctctctctgggtttGGTTCATGATGATGAAGGACCTCATAAATCTCGGAACCCCTGGTCTAGGCCAGGTGTTGAGATTAAAATAAGTCCGGTGATGGCGATAATTAACAACTATATCCCGAAATAAAATTGATGTGTCTCCACTACTATATTTTAGCATTAATTTATCATTATGGAGTTCTGATTTCCTTGCTAATAGGTCCCTCAAACCAGATGAGTACATACTGCCATTCCAGTTCAAAAAACATAGGATTTATGGTTCTGTGCTCCCAAACAACTTCCAAAAGAAATCTCTTTATCTGCTTTAATTTCCATGCACCCAAATTAAATAtcacaaaaaaggaaaaaaaaagaaaaaacttcaACTATAGCAGTGGTTCAAAATAAGATTTGTGTGAGAATGATCGCAATTACTCTCAGATTTTTGCCAAATATACCCCAATTTATAATAGAATGCcacaaactttaaaatgttgCAAAAgtcttgagttttttttttttttttccttgatgAAAGTCCCAACGTTTATGCTTGTATATTATGTTGAAGTGGAAGATTTTCAAGCAAATATTATGTGATAGGCTAAACTTCTGTTGGAAATGAACTTAGGTACATGGAAAACAAAGGGTTAGGAATATTGGGAGTaccctttttatttttgctagGTAAGAATGGGAGCCTTTAGATATA
This window of the Diospyros lotus cultivar Yz01 chromosome 5, ASM1463336v1, whole genome shotgun sequence genome carries:
- the LOC127802888 gene encoding AT-hook motif nuclear-localized protein 23-like, producing the protein MAGLDIGSASRFVQQLQRPDLHLQHQPDSDDDNNNHNLFSGNDDQGLELATSNPGRRPRGRPPGSKNKPKPPVIITRESANTLRAHILEVSSGCDVFESVAMYARKRQRGICVLSGNGTVTNVTLRQPAAAGAIVTLHGRFEILSLSGSFLPPPAPPGATSLTIYLAGGQGQVVGGNVVGALIASGPVIVIAASFTNVAYERLPLDEDEQLQIQQPVSDGGDGDGGGGGVSNPFPDPSSGLPFFNLPLNMPNSQLPF